The nucleotide window TATAACTACGGTCAGACCCTACAAACTCACCCATTTGCTTAAGCGATTTATGAATAAGTTGATCGATATCAGATATATCGGCATTAATGTAAGTGGTAGATATGCTAATTAATAGTTGTTGAAATCGAAGCTGACGCTCTATGATTTGATCTTTTTTTGGAGGCATTTTTATAGATTTTATTCAATAAAAACAAAGTACTGCATATCCTTTGATTTTAGAAAACAAAAGTTGCGTAAATTATAACGTGTTTTTTAAAGTTTTGAAATTGTTGTACCGTCATTCTGCTTTACCTTTTCCCACAGATAATCTGATGTTAAGCGAAAACTACCTAAATATTCAAAACTACAGCTATCTGGTGCTATAATGGAGAGAAAAGGTTCTTGTTTAGAATTGTTGTAAAGGTGATACGTTTCCCCAATTAGAGGCTCAAAAGTAAATTTAGCATTGGTAACAAGTTCGTTATACTCCATAATCTCAATGAGTGCATCGTATTCTGCTTTTATGGCTTGGTATTTTGCTTTGAGATGTTTATTGGCCTTGTAGATTTGAGAGTTCTTCCATGTACCATTATTTGGCAATGTAATTTGTGGCGCACCTACGCTAGTGGCATAGGGTCTAAACGCAGCGTCATAGCGTTCT belongs to Winogradskyella sp. J14-2 and includes:
- a CDS encoding DUF2452 domain-containing protein, with protein sequence MATKKKKIEKRPDLVVYDENKERYDAAFRPYATSVGAPQITLPNNGTWKNSQIYKANKHLKAKYQAIKAEYDALIEIMEYNELVTNAKFTFEPLIGETYHLYNNSKQEPFLSIIAPDSCSFEYLGSFRLTSDYLWEKVKQNDGTTISKL